GGTGATAGATGCTTCTTCTAGAGCTTCCATAGCAGCTGTAGacgctagagttctcctttgcaGTGCTTCCTATAAAATTAGTAGAACCGAAGTAAGTTGCCTAGACTGATTCCAAAAGAAAGAATGTGAAATTAAAAGGAATACAGCACTAAAACATCTTCTGACATGTCACATATTTGATTTCCACGGTTGCAGTATGCGTACCTTCCCAAGCTTTGCAAGGTTTGCAGGGACAGCATCTAACGGAATGCTACCATCAGTCCACTTTCGTTCATGGATAGTGATTTTTGGAGTTGTTTGAATTGGCTTATCAATAACTGATAAACTCTCAGCTTTGCAACTAGCCTTGGGTTTTTTGTTTGATGGAGGATCCTCCTGATTAGTCTGCCCAGCATTGGCATCACTTAAACGCCTAGACATTGCAACCTGGAACATTACATATTACAAGATAGACATAAGTGGTGTTGGTTATTATTTTACAAAAAATCACATTTTCCTCTTCTCTAAAGTGGTGTGGTTCTTGTTTTACAAAAATTCACATTTTCCTCTTCTCTGAAGAAGGGCTTTCTTTAGTTCCATCTCCACATCAAGTTTTCTCAACTAGGCCGATTGCTTTTACTAGGCCGGTAAAAGTATAAAACAGCGACACATGAACATTTATGCTGCTATATTACAATTTTGCTCATCTCCATTATCATTTCAAATTATTCAACAAACTGTATGGCTAGGGGGGATCATGATTAACAAGCACGGAGAAAACATAAAACCTGCTAGTACAAGAGAAAGCCTATGTAGGATATGTTGCCACATAGTATGCCATCATTTAGTAATACAACCATCTGGCAGCTTATGGATCAAAGGAGTTCTTTTATGTGATGATGAAATAGTTTGTTAACTAGTAATATACGAAATTTCAAACAACAAAACTAAAGCAAACACATGCTATAGCAGAAAGATAAAAACTCAAAAAACTCAACCAGAATAAAATACCTGAGTTCGCAATATAGCTCGCATATCAGGTTTACTCTTAACAGCAACCTTTTCTTTATGCTCCACCAATTCTGCGAATTCTGGTTGTTCATCCCAACTCTTCCTCATAGACTTGCCAGATACCAATGCCTCTGACACCTTCGATATACCAGCAACTATACTTGCCATTTTCTTCTTACTAGCCGAATCACCAATAGCAGGAGAAACCTTCACTCCTCCAGAAATTGAAAGTCTTCTTCCAGGAGAAGCTGAAATCCTTCTTGAATTTGGTGATGGTTGTTTTCGACTAGGAGAAGGTTGGCGATATCTAGAAGGTACCACAATTGCAGGCTCTCTTGAAGTCTTCTGGTTGTCATCCCGAGCTTGCATCAAGCTTGGTACTACACACTTAGACGGCACTGGAGACGCGGACCTTGATCCAGCCTTACTAGCTGGCGAAGGTTGTCTTTCCACAATGGATCCTCCATTTTTCCTCCCAACTGAATTAGATCTCTGCTTGGCTGACGCTGGAGATGAGAATCTTCGCGGCTTCTCGAGCGGTTTAGATCCCTCAACACAGTTACCTAAATACCAATACGTATTCATTCAAAAATTAGGTCTATAGCAGCACTCTAATCCCAAAAATTCCAATAAACAGATGAAATATAGGGTACAAAGTATATGAAGCTAGTAAATTGTGGCACTAAGATGTCATAATTTTAACAGTACTAAAATCAACCATTCAAGAAAACACAAATCTAGGGCAttcttttctattttgattgCAATTTCCATTTAAAGAGGGATGCTAATAGAATTAGGGCACTAaactgaaatcaaaattaaaaagaaataagcttcactgcttgttgagattaccTGAATTTGAAGATGGAACATTATCACGAGAAGCAAGAGCAGGCCTTGAAGGTGTTGATGTATCTTTCTCAGATTTCGATGGTTCTTCACGTTTCTTATTAGAAACATAAGCAGATATAGGATGAACGGATAGATCAGAATCAGAAACAGGTTGAATAACAAATCCACGTTTGGAAGGTGAAATTTTAGCAATCAGCGGTTCAGGAGTTCCAACAAATGAATGACGACCATGAATAGGACGAAGACCAGAAACACGAGGAACAGGAGAATCGAACTGTAATCGTTCAACATAAACAAATTGACCTAGTTGTAACcgattcgtaagaatcaattcattaTCCCGCTCTGATAAAGATACATAAGTTGAGTTTGTagaatcagaaagttgaacaaaaaAACCATTGTTTGGCCAGAGATCTTGACCTGCTAAAGCTGGAACTATTCCTATGACTTGTAATAGAACTGATCTATGTTCTCCTGCTACTTTTGTATTTGAATTCATTGATTGTAGAAGTTTTAGTAATTCCTGGTGTTAGAGACGCCATTTGATCAAGTTTCTCAGAGAGATGGAGAGGAGAGAAAGAGAGAGGAGGGATGGGGAAAGTAAAGTTAATATTTGAGGAGTGATGAAATCTTCAAAGCAATTGATGTGCATACAAAAATAATGTGGCCGTTacattttcttttttcaaatttcaaaatcgCGCTTGTTTCTCTCTAGATTTGAATCTATGTACGTGGAATATGGGTAACGTTAAGGGAAGAATGATAATGAGTGGGGCGTGGATGTAATATCTAAAAGCACATTCAAGTTATTGATTCCAGCTGATATACAGAAGTCCAATGAGAAGTAGAGAAATGTTGTTTGACATATTCAAGGCTAGTGCTATCACGCAATGAGCAAGCACCTTTAAACCGTCAGATTTTATATTACAGAGATGCACATAAGTGGATGTATAAATCTGACGACTTAGAAGAGCATGCTCATTGTGTTACGCACTCGtgcatgtcaaaaaaaaaaggtcCAGTTTAAGAAAGTCTTTAGTTTAGCAACAGGGAACAAAAAGCTGTTCAGTCCAACTGCTTTTAATCCAGGCCTTAACTGCTAAACCACGGTTTAGATGGAGAAGCAGTTAAGACGCCTTTCTTCTGGTGTTACCATTTTTACAAATaacagtttttcttttctttaaactTTGCAGAGCAGCAATCTCATATAAATTAtatacaacaacaaaagaaagaaagacaCAGATACTGTTGCACCAAGAACGCTTGGACTTAACTATAAACAAAAAAAACGGAAATTTTCCCCAAGAACTCATGGAATATTTCACACTTTCTCGAAAGTCCAGCAGAAACACAGACACATAACTAGCGAGTGGGGCAATTCTTACAGGGGATGATGAAAAACAATTAATCAAGAAATATTACCTTAACAGCTTGATCAGCAGCCTTGCAAGCGACAACAGTTGCCTCAATGTCACCAGTGTGTCCAACCATGTCACTGTTTGGAATGTTGACACGTACCTGGAAAACAAAGATATACACGTTAATTAACTCGAAAGCCCATCCAAAATGTTAGTAGCATTTTAATTATCAAATCATTTGCATTACCTGGTCGAATTTGCCACTAAGAATAGCATCCCTTGCCTTCTCACCAATTTCCAAGGCCTTCATTAGCGGCTGGGCATTGAATGTAATTCCACTATCACTTGGAATTTCAACGtattcctccatatcttctttaaAGTATCCAGATCTGTTCCCGTTCCAGAAGAAGGTAACATGTCCAAACTTAACAGTCTCACTGTTGAATGAATAAGATGAATTATATTAGAAATCAGCTACAAAATATATACAGCTCTACTCAACAACAAAAATTACGGACGATTATACCTGCAGGCAAAAGTACGGACACCATTGTGCACCAAGTATTCACCAGATGTTCTATCAATCTCTGGTGGTGAAACTAGGTATTTGTTTGGAAGCTTCAACTCACCATCATACTGGAGCATACCAGCATAATGGATCTTCGGGAATCTAACGCGGTCAAAATCCTTGAAGTCATCGTATTCAAGGGCCTTAGCAAGCATAGTCATACGATCTGCACGGAAGTTGAAAGTCACAACAGCATCACCGTCCAAAACTGGGCCAACAGCCTTGCCACTATCATCAACTATAACAAATGGAGGCAAGTATTGGTCATTGGCCTTTGGTTCTGCCCTCAGTGTCTTAACTGCTTCTAAAGCACTCTTAAATTTGTATGGTGCTTCACCAAGAACTTGAGCATCCCATCCTCTTTTCACAACACCCCAGTCGTTCTAATAATAAAGAAAACTGTCAGTTACCCAGCTGAAGTCATAATCAACAAAAAAATATACAATAATATCAATCGATAATCAAGCAGATGGAATCATGGTATTTAACAAATACTTCAGCTACGAGTGCGGCAATCTACAAGGTCGTTGATAGCCCTAATTGCACATGGTCCTATAAGAAAGGATATCCAACTTTGAGAGGCATTACTTTTCGTGGATATATACCAGCACAAATGGTCTACTTCAGCCAGATTTGGTGTATTTCTGCAAATAAAACCTTAAAGCTACAATTGACAGGTCAAGAGAGTTTCTAATACCTCATAACGGTCCATTGTGACATTCATGCGACCCCCACCAGATGCAATTTGTGCATCAACGCCATTTGCTCGCAGTTGTGCAAGGTCATTCTCAATAGTTTCAACAAACCCTACACTTGAACCATCCAAAACATCACGACCATCGGTGAGAATATGAAGGCGGATTCTTTTGGCACCCCTCTCGCTGGCTCCTTTTAATAGCAACTGCACAAAGAAACGAACAAATAAATATAGTGCCTCAAGTACCAAAGATGAACCAAAGCACAAACGGAGCAACTAACAATGGTGTTTTCCTTGGTTAATGAAGAAAGAAGGATACATTCATCAAATGTAACCGTACCTGCACTTGATCAATTCGAGAGTGGACACCTCCATCACTCAATAACCCAATTAGGTGGAGGGTGCCATCCTTAAAGGATTCCTTGATGTACTGAAAGCCTTCTCCATCGAAGATCTTTCCCGAGGCAAGTGCAATGTCAACAAGCTTGGCACTGCATTCAGAACCATATAGGTCTTTAGAAAATATACTCACCAACACAAAGTTACGCAGCATATTACGTGAACAGAGTGGCAAACAAAATAGGATGAAACAATACATGTGATACAAAAACTTACAGTTTTTCAAGGAAATGAAAACAAACTTCATGACTAGGCAAGATTTCATCCTAGAGTAAAAACTCACTATTTTGATTACTTAAGAAAGAGGGAAAAGAGGAATAGACAAAAGAACGAAAAGAAATTATCAAATTGAAAGGCTTACCCTTGAGCAAAAATTCTTCCAGCACCAAGGGCATTATGTCCAACTTCACTGTTACCCATGTCATCTTCAGTTGGGAGACCAACTGCCTTACCATGAGCTCTTACCAATCTCCACTTCTCAGGTGCACCCTTCACGCCAGACAAAGAGTAAATGTCAGCTAAGCAAACATATTACTCGCATTAATAAACATATTGGAATTGTGGAACAATATTTACTTCAAACCAATCAAGATGAAAGTGAGAGTACAAGAAAATCCATCAGATAAATCATGTTTCTCTAATATCAaaggtttgtaccaatattaggccataaaaaaatattaaaaaaaataaaaatcaatgccctgatattaaaaagaaaacataataTTAGTGAGCAAGGTAAAGACAATCAGTGTAATATTTCAGCAAGTTCTGAATCAGATTGGCGAAAATTTTAGTATGCCACTAGCCTTATTTTAGTATTCTCATCAGAGGTTTACAGTGGATACCTGACAAGTTTTGAAAGGACGAGATATAAAAGACATACCTAAGCAAGtctaacaacaacaaaattataAGAGGTATTTTGAAGTGATTACTCAAAACCTACGGGATGTATGGGACTTTCAAAGTACCCCAAGTCAAGCAAGGTTTAATTAGCTTCAACAAACATTCAGAAGACAGCTTATATGAAAATTTAGATTCAACTACTTGTATATTTGTTTATTCTCACAAAAATAATTAGATTGAACAAAGCGATTAAGATTAAAGATTCTAATGATGTACAAGATTAAAGATTCTAATGATGAACAATGATTGGGTTTAACACACATTCACATGATTACATACATGCATGCAATGAAGTGAACTATGAATTTAGCTTATATTAatataaataaagaaagaaaaaaaaagaaaaaaaaaaagacatcaaATCTGATAGAAACTGATTGAATAAGTGAAACACAAATAAGAATAGAAATGGCCCAATGACTACCACCAAATCTAGATAAAAGACAAAATAAAAATCATCGAAAATGGAACAGAACAAGATCTATGAATAAGATAACATCAAAATCATCGAAAAATAGAGCTATGAGATTAACTTTTAATCTTTAACCAATAAATTTTCACCAGATAATCGGAAATAAAAGAGGAATTCAATGGAGATTCAATAAGATTTTTACTTGTTTTAGAGAATCCATGGTTGGTGTTTGAGCAACATGGATACAGTTAAACTGGTCGGGATTAGCTTCTCCCCATCCATCCAACACAATCTGAGCTACTACCTTCCCTTTAGGAAGCTTTGGATGATCCGCCAATTTGAATGAGACTTCAGCACTTcccatcttaaaaaaaaaaaacaagatctcAAATCAGAATTCagataaataaaaacatggattCTGTTGATAACATTAATACAACTAAAACCTAAATcttaaaaagaaatcaaaaagatAAGATCAGAGATCTAGTTTCACCTTTGTTTGTTGGTGTTTGTGTTTTTGAGTCGGAGAGAAAAAGATTTAAGAGACAAAAACCCCAACCACAAATTTCTTGTATTTATAAACAAGTAGTTCGATCGGTGATGAAGGGCAGTATTTTGCGTGATGCTTGCCGTTGTTTCGAGTGATCGAGAGAGCACGCCAGTTTTTCCTTTTTTAATTATTTCTTCTAAGTTCGGTTACCCTACCGTGCGCAGGTTAAAACTGTATCTAACTACGGCTTATCTTAGCATTAACTAATATAATCTGACGGACAATAGTCACAATACCACGCCTAACTCTAACTAACAAACATAAGCCGTCCAATCAAAATTAGTTTAATATCGCTATATTTTGATTCACTGATAAGGTGTGTCTCTGGAGTATTAAAATTTGTACATCTTTTAATCTGACGAGTGGAAAATTCCAAAGTTGACTGCGTGGCAAAGATATGTCGTGTATGCTTTTTTATCTTTTTGGTAGACAAATTCTATTGGCTTGGGACTACTGTTTTATTGGAAGTAGGACAATTCTTGGAATATCCGCCTTTGTGCAACCGTGTCACGTCACGTGTGCACTGAGATAGTGAAAGAGTTGTACTGCTGTAGTGCGTGAGAGTGTGCCTCAAGAAAATTAGTGTATTTAATTTCTTGATCAACAATAAATTTCCAAAATTTTAGATTCATAATTGCAGTAATTAAATTATCGGGTTTTACATTTACTGAGGTGGTTTTTTCTAGTAATTGTTAGCTACAGGAATAATCAGGTATATGCTTACTAAAGGAAAAATAAGCGGTGATGGCTAAATAACTTTTAAATGGTTATGGCCCTTATGGGTAAATTGCCACCTTGACTAAAAATAAATAGATATTTGTTAAAGGGAAAGCAAAAAAGGATTTGAGGAGTGCAAAAATCGTGGTTGATTCGGTGATTAACATCGATTTGATACACCATATAAATCGCAGAACTATGCTTAATGAccataaaagtaaatcacacattcAACATCTCTCGTATGCATCTTCCAACCCTAATCTCTCACCATCAACAAAAATGCATGATATCTTATACTAAATCAAAATCATCTCTACCTAATTAACCAGCTATAGTGATGCATTGGGCATCActtagtaatgatttttattagttaCGCGTATTGGTCCTGGTTTTTGAATGACGTTAGATAAATGGAGGAGGCTTCATCATTTCTTTTTTGCTAATGGGATTTACTGGAATTGCCATTAATCTGCTAAATGATGGTTTTGCTTCCATTGCATTTCGATCAATCTCGACAATTAGCTGCAATAATTTTCTCCTTATTGTTGTCAAGGGTTTCTTCAAACACTCGTCAATATCTATAATATAAAACAGAAGGGGTTTTGAGCCTcggacggtcggataacattttgagagacaaacgttgcattCGACCATCCTAGTTTCATCCCAGCCAAAGACATTTGATGGATGTAAGAGTTATAACCTCTTTTCATTATGAATTCGTATTGATTGGTTTCTCTCATAATTAGATCATAAATAATACAAGATCATTACTTTAATTATCTCATTATTTGATTTTTCCATTATAGTCTTTATCTACAAATATACAAATATTTTAAAAAGATATATATAAGTATTGACTAACATGTGATGGATTTCCTCAACATATCAAATGTAGGGTATCTATGTACTTTGACATCACGTCGTAACTTAAATGGCTTAAAACTAATTATTAGGTCTCAAATTAATAACAATATCGACATTTATTTGAATACatcatttattttttcaaatatgggttttgttttttcttaaaaACTCTATATATTTAGAGAAAATCCGTTAAATATAAAATTTAAAATATTTAAGAAGTATTTTTGGGGTTTCTTTGACCAATCCAAttctttattaattctttttttttaaggaatttaAAAAATcccttaaaaaaaattatttttcttgagaaagagagAGACGTTCGGGCGATGAAGTCCGACAGTTGATTTGAAGGGTTTTTGAGGTTTCTTTGATCAACTCCATTCTTCATTGATTCTTCTTGTTTTCATTGGTcgatctttctttctttcttttctctttctttttttactCTAACCTTATTACTTCCACGGTCTGCACAATAAGTTTCTTAGGTTTTTGATTTCTAGCACAATCATTTCGCATGAACCTAAGTTGATTTCTGATTCTCTGGGGTTTCTTCCACTGCCCTTTCAAAGGGTTCAATGGTAGGGTTCGGGGTTGAGGTCGTGTGAAGTACTCTTTGCTTACACACCTGAAGGATAAGCATTTCGTCAATGGTAACGAAAATGATCATTGCAGTAATAGATTGGCTACCATTCCTGAAGTGTATAAAGCATGGGAAGTGGTTCTGAGACAACTTCATATGTGGTTATGCGCTGATTGTATGGTGCCGAGTTCTTGGAAGAGGACATACATACATGCCGGTGATTCCAGGCCCTTTTAATGGAGATGGTGCAGACTTCCTCATTCATGAAATTTATTGTCCTTCATTTCCTGAATTTGTGGCCGATACAGTCGACTCTGGTAACTCTGCAACCCAATCTCCTTGTCTTAATTTGGATCTTCTCGACAGGGTTTTACAGAAGCAATTGCGTAATGTCAAGAACATTCCACCTAAGTGCAAGTTTTGGTTCGCGAGGGCACTGAAGTTTATGTTATATGTAGTCATTGCTTGCCCCCACGATGTTTCTGTTTGGGTGCAGCTTTTAATGTTGTTGTTGTACGTTCTACATACTTATGTTCCTAAGAGCAGTGTTGAAGAGAAGTCGGGGAATATAAAGAAACTTCAGATTTCTTCTATAAACTAATCTACTGCACACTGGTATGAACCTGATGGTTGTATCAGACTAGCACATGAGTTATTGCAGGATTGTCAACATCCAACTAGTAAAAAGCATAGCAAGGTTAAAGACCGGGAGTCCCTGAACTTTCAAAGTTTGTAGAAAAAAGATACGCAATGGTCTCTTTTCTGATGCTATAAAAGTGCTTGCATCTGatggtttagctccacatggtgaggATACTTTCAAAATCATGTTGGACCCCACCGACCATTCCTTCCACTCCGAACTACACAAACAAAATAATTTCATCTTCTGAAATTATCTTAGGGAGATTGAAGAGATTTCCAAAGGGCACTTCGTGTGGTAAAGACGGGTTGAGAGTACAACAGCTACTTGACGCGCTTAATGGTCCGGCTGCTGGGGTTGCAGACGATCTTATTGTGTCTATCAGTGAAGTTGTTAGCCTATGGTTGGATGGTCTTTGTCATGCTCAATTGGGTGAGTATATGGCAAGCCACCACTAACTTCGCTCCTTAAACCAGTCGGTGGGATACACCCCATTATTATTGGCACGGTGTGACGACGTCTTGTTTCTAAGGTTGATACTCTTTCGGTGGGCAAGAAAATGTGCACATACCTCGAAGACTTTCAATTTGGTGTTGGTGTTCTGTGTGGTGGGGAAGcaatcttgcatgtttttaacaGGCTCATCAAGGACAAAGGTAAATCTCAAACTATGACAATGTTGCTTGTGGATTTTAAAAATTCCTTCAATCTAGGCGATAGGTCGGCTATGCTTCAGGAAGTCTGAATCCGTTGCCCTTCCATTTCAAAATGGGTAGAGTTCTGTTATTATAAGTCGCCTAGATTATACTACAATGAGTTTATCTTGTCGTTGGCCCAAGGTGTTCAGCAAGACGACCCATTCGGCCCCCTCCTATTTGCACTCACGTTACATCCCTTGGCCAAGAGGATTGCCGATCAGTGCCAACTTGATTTACAGGTTTGCTATTTATAAGATGGGACAATTATTGGTGATACTCTTATGGCCACCAAGGATTTTAACATCATCCAGACTTAGGGGAGTAAGCTTGGTCTTCATCTCAACATCTCAAAGACCGGGTTTTTTTTGCCATATGCAGATTCTCGGTGTGATGACGTTTTTTCTCCTCAGGTTAGTAGACCTTACAAAGGTGTTAAATTGTTGGGTGGTCCTGTGAGTCTATATCATGAGTTATATAGCAATCTAATTCAGTCAAGAGTTTGTAAGACTAATGTTCTCATGGATGCAGTGAAAAAGATTGAAGACCCTCAATGTGAGCTTCACTTGTTGAGGAGTTGTGCAGGGGTTTCTAAGCTTTATTTTTCTGTGAGAactaggggtgggacttgggttggttggGCGGGTTAGAAGTCTTGGTCGTGTCAGACCCGAGCTAGGAATCCCTTGTCCAGATTTCCCATCGAACCCGTGGAACCCATGAAGGTACTGTCCAAGTCCGCCCAAATTATGTTCCTCGGGTTGACCCAAGTTTCACTAGACATATGAGTTTGTTATTACGATAATAATAAATTTTGGTAATAATAAGATTTAATTGCTCCATTTATCTTAAATTTCCAAATAACCGAAGATTATGTACAATAATATAAACTTTTTTCATATTGAATGATTGATTAATGAGAtagatataatttatattttcattattagatgtgaagataatatctaaaGTTTATCTTTAAATAGCTTCATCATAGTTCTTCGGGTTGTGCGGGTTGTTTGGGTTATAAATATTTGTGCCCATGCTTGCCCAAATTTAACTCGGGTTTATAAAAATTATGCCCAAGCTTGCCCAAAGTTTTGATGTACGTCGCTCATGCCCGCCCAACGTTCGGGTTGGTAATGGGTTGGGTGGGTTaacccaacccaagtcccacccctagtGAGAACTACTTTACCTGAGTTTTTGAAGGAGGTGCAAGTTGTTTTTGACTCTCATATAGCTCTGCACCAGAGTCACATTGTGGCATGATGGGCCATGCATGGGACCGTTGCAGCTTCATTTGGCCTCGCTTCCTCTCAGATATGATGTGTTGGGCCTGTATTTTATGAATGATACTATGCATTATTGTTATTTTGCGTCTGTTATCCAAACTCAACCTCTCCAGTCCATTATCTTGCGAAACTCTTGACTGCAATGCCCTGACCTCGGTTTGCAAAGGGCCATTGATTTGTTTTCCAGTGTATATCCTAATACCAGAATCAATTTTACTCCCCCCCTCCCCACCCACCCATCGAAGTTACTGGCGGTTaaatattttgatgttgttatgaAGGACATGCCGATGAAATTTTTAATGTCTCAACGTGATTGTGCTCTTTGGAAATGCAATAAGTCTATTCATGCTCAAGACTTTCTTAAAGTTCAACCTATCGACGACCTCAATCAGAGAGTGGGTACGCGCCAATTTAGCGTTGTCATATGCTACCGTTTGGGTATCCCTTCTGAAGGCAGTCTATGTGCATTCTCCAACCGTGACATGGATTGTTTTTGAGACCATGCCATGCATTGTGCCTATGAGGTGGGACTTAAATTTAAGCATTAACTTGTTCGAGATACCATTGCTGACATGTCTTTTCGTGCTGGGGTGCCTGCCAGGAAAGAAGTTTCCTTAGGTCTTATGTCTAATGAGGGTGATGCTTTGCGGCCTGCTGATATTGTTGTTTATAATTGGGACAATGGTCGTGACATGTGTTTTGATATAACTAGGGTCTCCCCTTTTACCGGTGATGGGGTTCGTGCGT
This portion of the Papaver somniferum cultivar HN1 chromosome 11, ASM357369v1, whole genome shotgun sequence genome encodes:
- the LOC113322372 gene encoding 2,3-bisphosphoglycerate-independent phosphoglycerate mutase-like, which translates into the protein MGSAEVSFKLADHPKLPKGKVVAQIVLDGWGEANPDQFNCIHVAQTPTMDSLKQGAPEKWRLVRAHGKAVGLPTEDDMGNSEVGHNALGAGRIFAQGAKLVDIALASGKIFDGEGFQYIKESFKDGTLHLIGLLSDGGVHSRIDQVQLLLKGASERGAKRIRLHILTDGRDVLDGSSVGFVETIENDLAQLRANGVDAQIASGGGRMNVTMDRYENDWGVVKRGWDAQVLGEAPYKFKSALEAVKTLRAEPKANDQYLPPFVIVDDSGKAVGPVLDGDAVVTFNFRADRMTMLAKALEYDDFKDFDRVRFPKIHYAGMLQYDGELKLPNKYLVSPPEIDRTSGEYLVHNGVRTFACSETVKFGHVTFFWNGNRSGYFKEDMEEYVEIPSDSGITFNAQPLMKALEIGEKARDAILSGKFDQVRVNIPNSDMVGHTGDIEATVVACKAADQAVKVIFLD